In bacterium YEK0313, one genomic interval encodes:
- the hrp1_3 gene encoding Hypoxic response protein 1 — MSVVRHILDRKGREVATISPQASLADAVHMLADRRIGAVVVSSGDRDIAGILSERDIVRAVARLGAGALDSSVAETMTSKVVTCAETDSIGDLMERMTEGKFRHLPVVEKGKLVGIISIGDVVKSRVAEMEHEQSALKDYIMNS, encoded by the coding sequence ATGAGCGTCGTTCGCCACATTCTCGATCGCAAGGGTCGCGAGGTCGCGACCATTTCCCCCCAGGCCTCGCTGGCCGATGCCGTTCACATGCTGGCTGACCGGCGGATCGGCGCGGTGGTCGTATCGTCGGGCGACCGGGATATTGCCGGCATCCTGTCCGAACGCGACATCGTCCGGGCCGTCGCCCGGCTCGGCGCCGGCGCGCTCGACAGCAGCGTCGCCGAGACCATGACCAGCAAGGTGGTCACCTGTGCCGAAACGGATTCGATCGGCGACCTGATGGAACGCATGACCGAGGGCAAGTTCCGCCACCTGCCGGTGGTCGAAAAGGGCAAGCTGGTCGGCATCATCTCGATCGGCGACGTCGTGAAGTCGCGCGTCGCCGAGATGGAACACGAGCAGAGCGCGCTCAAGGACTACATCATGAATTCCTGA
- the glpG gene encoding Rhomboid protease GlpG — MAAESLKNLSQREPILNIPGVIAVLSGAMILIHAVRIYLLDPETDLQVLLTFAFIPGRFERSLAASWGFPGGVAADIWSFVSYAFLHADWTHLTVNVLWFVVFGSPVARRFGPVRTVAFFIATAAAGAAAHLAANGTQIAPMIGASAAVSGFTAAAVRFMFQQGGPFSPSGWNDPDAVYHVRAHSLMETLRDGRAMSMIIVWVVLNVVFGAVSLPIPGAEGQIAWQAHLGGFVAGLVLFRFFDPVPA, encoded by the coding sequence ATGGCCGCCGAAAGCCTCAAGAATTTGTCCCAGCGCGAACCGATCCTGAACATTCCCGGTGTCATCGCGGTGCTTTCCGGCGCGATGATCCTGATCCACGCGGTGCGGATCTATCTGCTCGATCCGGAGACCGACCTGCAGGTGCTGCTCACCTTCGCCTTCATTCCGGGCCGGTTCGAGCGTTCGCTCGCCGCGTCCTGGGGCTTTCCAGGCGGTGTTGCGGCCGACATCTGGAGCTTCGTCAGCTATGCCTTCCTGCATGCCGACTGGACGCACCTGACGGTCAACGTGCTCTGGTTCGTCGTGTTCGGCAGCCCGGTCGCGCGTCGCTTCGGACCGGTGCGCACGGTCGCCTTCTTCATTGCCACGGCCGCCGCCGGCGCGGCTGCCCATCTTGCCGCCAACGGCACGCAGATCGCGCCGATGATCGGTGCTTCCGCCGCCGTCTCGGGCTTCACGGCAGCAGCGGTGCGCTTCATGTTCCAGCAGGGCGGTCCGTTCAGCCCGTCGGGCTGGAACGATCCCGATGCCGTCTATCACGTCCGGGCCCACAGCCTGATGGAAACGCTGCGCGACGGCCGGGCGATGAGCATGATCATCGTCTGGGTGGTGTTGAACGTCGTTTTCGGCGCGGTCAGCCTGCCGATACCGGGGGCCGAGGGACAGATTGCCTGGCAGGCCCACCTCGGCGGATTTGTCGCAGGGCTGGTATTATTCCGCTTCTTCGATCCCGTTCCGGCCTGA
- a CDS encoding PAS domain protein — MRHAASRTLFAYWDGLRAGGIAPDRAEIEPRGIAGILGDTFILESDRLGVVPYRLAGSRVCAIFGQEMKGQSFLGHFTGQDRAKVAQGLADANAAPTGLLIAAEGVSAAGETVPLELVILPLAHRGRIGARMIGVVSSAETPYWIGRDEITELRLVHIKLIWPNWQNNRQAAEPRAAVAHAAPSPMAAIFPSRPSLRVIEGGRTA, encoded by the coding sequence ATGCGACATGCAGCGAGCCGAACCCTGTTCGCCTATTGGGACGGGCTGCGCGCGGGCGGGATCGCTCCGGATCGCGCCGAAATCGAACCGCGCGGCATTGCCGGCATCCTGGGCGACACCTTCATCCTGGAGAGCGACCGTCTCGGCGTCGTGCCCTACCGCCTGGCCGGCTCGCGGGTCTGCGCCATTTTCGGACAGGAGATGAAGGGCCAGTCGTTCCTCGGCCATTTCACCGGACAGGACCGTGCCAAGGTGGCGCAGGGCCTGGCCGACGCCAATGCCGCGCCGACGGGCCTCCTGATCGCCGCCGAGGGCGTCAGCGCCGCCGGCGAGACGGTGCCGCTCGAGCTCGTCATCCTGCCGCTCGCCCATCGGGGCCGGATCGGCGCGCGCATGATCGGCGTCGTTTCCAGCGCCGAGACGCCCTATTGGATCGGCCGCGACGAGATCACCGAGCTGCGGCTCGTCCATATCAAGCTGATCTGGCCGAACTGGCAGAACAACCGCCAGGCGGCGGAGCCGCGGGCCGCCGTGGCCCATGCGGCGCCCTCGCCCATGGCGGCGATCTTCCCGTCCCGTCCGTCGCTGCGCGTAATCGAAGGCGGCCGCACGGCCTGA